In Thermococcus sp., the genomic window TTGGTCTTGAGAGCTTTGGTCCGAACTTTGCCGATGCCGACCTCTGGCAGGGGGGTGAGGACTGATGTGGATGATCAAGGGGCTCAGGAAGGGCGTTATCACGAGCAACTACCCCAACAAGGTGAGCGACGACGAGCTGTCGCCGAGCTTTCCCCTAAAAGCTCCGGAGGAGTGCCCATTCGGTGCGGGTGAGGGCGGAAAGTTCGACCCAAGGAAGTGCATCTCCTGCCGCCTCTGCAACATCCCATTTGGGAGGAAGCTCGACGTTGATGACATCAAAAACCCCCTCGACTTCAGGCGCTCGCTCCACGTCTTCTTCTTGGATGTTGGAACCTGCCACGCCTGCAACCGCGAGGTTGCCCAGCTCAAGGGCCCCTACTACGACGTCCACAGGCTCGGGATATTCTTCACGCCAACGCCGAAGCACGCGGACGTCCTACTCATCGCGGGCTGTCCGACAGAGGACATGGTACCCGTGCTGAAGGAGGCCTACGGGCTGATGCCGGAGCCGAAGCGCGTCCTCGTCCTCGGGGCCTGCTCCAGCGGTGCCCTCTGTGGAAGGAAGGTCGAGGAGATAGTTCCTGTGGACGGCTACGTGGCCGGTTGTCCCCCCAACCCAGTCCAGATAATTCGGGGACTCCTCAAGATGGCAGGGAGGGATGTAGAATGAACCCCTACTACCTGATAACCCTGGGCTTTGCGGTAACTTCCTTAATCTCGCTCGCATCGAGGAAGATCACTTACTGGCTCGACACGGCACTATCCTCAGCCCTGCTCTGTGTCCTCCTCTTTCAGCCGGGGGGCATCGACGGAACCGCCAGGTACTTCATGCTCATATCGGCCATTGTCTGGCTGACGGCCTCGCTCTTCAGCGTGGACTACGACCACTATCCAAGGCTCCTGGCCGGGTCCTTCTCCCTCGCGATGGCGGGGATGATGGTCATCCTCCTCTCCGGAGACGCGGTCACCTTCCTCGTCGGCTGGGAGGTAATGACGGTAGCGAGCTACCTCGGGATAACCGCCAAGGAAAGGGAAGGGAAGGGGGCCTACAGGTTCCTCGCCTTCGGCGAGCTG contains:
- a CDS encoding NADH-quinone oxidoreductase subunit B family protein produces the protein MWMIKGLRKGVITSNYPNKVSDDELSPSFPLKAPEECPFGAGEGGKFDPRKCISCRLCNIPFGRKLDVDDIKNPLDFRRSLHVFFLDVGTCHACNREVAQLKGPYYDVHRLGIFFTPTPKHADVLLIAGCPTEDMVPVLKEAYGLMPEPKRVLVLGACSSGALCGRKVEEIVPVDGYVAGCPPNPVQIIRGLLKMAGRDVE